Genomic segment of Mercurialis annua linkage group LG6, ddMerAnnu1.2, whole genome shotgun sequence:
cgaccattgctctgataccacctttgtcacgacccgattctcggcatcgagaccggcgctagggaatgggagtggttgctccgaaacccgtagcaagccttaaaaatacattaaaaatcacttaaaatttttcgcggaattcaaatcattttcgaacattttaaaatcgcagtttaaaacgttctcatcaaaattaccatttaaaaacatgcacataattttctctttaattattgcattttagtttcaaaaccatttctctatggtttaCCATGCATCTCACGTGCATACCATCTtctatggtaattactgcatttcactatgcaggccatttctctaatggacttaactgcatttcactatgcagatgcgttcgccgcattttattcaagtgcagtcgctcggactttcacacagcattcacatattacatattatcagagtttagcgttataataaaataaagcataaataagtccaacgaccactaaggtatcaccgttcattattctagctactgcaactctagacacacaaaggaaagtcattctcacttattcaatccagggatttccggaacaagaaattggaaatccgcacctcaaactactcgcctgtaaaaatattaaattcaacggggtcagttataaaaactggtgaatgcgtacaacatgtactaataaacattaatatgaaagcaatgcattccagattaccgattcatatgaaaccctaaaccatgattcatgttcctatatgctttcaacacaggaaacataaataatccacaTTTTTCCATTCCATCCGGGtgaaccttttatttttctttggccgtatttattttctctttttgtactaTTAGCCAGTCAAATTCCGATTAGTTTActtttacgtatttgaaagtcccagactcttcttacaatacaacggatttcggcagtacataaataccgtcgccaatttcactttttttaataaaaggtttcaacctctcagatctcggtaGTTTGCTGACtacctttggtcgtctatattccgttgcctctgaagatctgccatatgtctaggccgtcgcctgactaCTAGACCGTCGTCTAGTTTTCCACATACCCATATTCACATGCAAATaaattctaaatgcaatactggtgatcacacagcactattgccgcccaatagtaagcacgtttcaatgaatctaaatcggtttcaacactatgaatagttcatgcgatttaaattcaaaataaaataaagcatttgcaaatcatgtaaagcagttcgcaatatttttaatactaatatttagcagtataagttgtaaacacactcacagtactcgcttattccaaatatataaaaataccacccgtcgaatattcaaaacctttgctcgccggtttccgcgacaaaactcgctggatctaatttagagattaaaacattaataaatgtaataactctaaattctaggataaactctagaccgactcaaccatataaccacataatcacaaaccaaatttgattccgactatctctttccgcgtcatcgtatttctatacgatacaccacgtagtttatttatttcaataaataaacatagaattataattccatataattctatcacacattcaattcacataattttctaaaatacacttttagaaaatatcaacaaacatatcacaattcaaaaatatccaaaaatatttttccgtaaaatatttttgacccggggctcggcccccccttattttctgccaaaaacatttcggcactaactgctgccaaatgagtttaggactgagccaacatgctctatcccctctactcaaactccggtcaccgtattccggtggttttggccggaaaactcaagaacgctaaaaacgcttaaaaattcattttaagccatttttataccgaaattcaccaaaattattttcaaatacatttttaatttttatcttgtagAAACAGCAGcccacaatttttttaaaataatattttccattattttaaccattaaaaccgaaataacaattaataatcaaaaccgattattaatccttcaaaacactacacaaaaatcatttaaactccacaaataattatcaaacacatttcataaatttttcataaatattttctgcccagaaattaaaatgacagttttaccctttttccataaattttggccgaatagagttattaaaaattaaacccgattattaaaccgctaaaaattaaccatcaaccatttaattaacatcaaccacaAATATAACCCATCCATGAACCAATtcatttccagaaattaaaaatcattttatttaccctttttaagctatttttaagctttaaaactattaaaaatcgaaacccaactaattaaattaacacccgaataaattaacatttttaatccacaaaaatttaactttaaagcatatataaatctcaacatatagatcagcccagaaatttaaataaataatttaattttcacggaaaaattattttaaaaccgaaacccacaTAAATAACAACCAAAACTAGTTAATTAACCTTCAAACATCAAATTTACaccatcctaagcatgtttctagacctcaaccaacatcagcaaataaaaactaagatttgagcttgaaattatacctcaaacgaacatgcaaataTAGATTAATGATCTACGCAATATTTCCGACGATTTTCGTgaagaaaattttgagagaaaatggaagtataattttttgtgttttgatcTTAATGGTTCGGCACCCACACAATGGAGAAGATGATTGAAGAAGCTTGGGCACCAAGACTTGTCTtagaaaatatctagatatttagTCTAATGTgcatttatttacaagtttgccattatggcattcttgtaaataattcgaactctaggggcaaaataaactcaactttaccaaatattcaaaaacattaaatcatatcatatgggctgtttttaaaatatttttgggcttttaaaaatatttaaaataattatttttacggtttttagtgaaaaatcacaaaattcacttttaacacgtaaaattgccaaaaatcacatttaaggcaaacacatagcaaatcacatttttacccttataaattcatcacgtgaatttattcactatttccgaggtcctaatcaattaaaattggactctagcgaaaataaacactaaaatttctacggggtattacatgtaCGGTCAATAAGGAACTGCATGGGACCAGGCAACTGATCGAATGGTCTCCACCATGTATACTTTTTCAGCTAAATTGTAGACAGTGGCAATATGAGTTTGAGACTTTGTTCCCCTATACTGTAGGGTGTCACCACATACTGCAGTTATATGGTACCCATTCGCGATGGCTTTTTGGTAGGTCTCACAATGCTTAAAGAAAGTGTCATTCAGCTTCAAAAAAATTGCCTCTAACATAGCCGTGACGGGAAGCCCTCGGAGGTTCTTAAACATCGCATTTACCGACTCGGCATAGTTCGTTGTCATCGCTCCATGCCGCAACCCCTTTTTATCGCCGCTCATGGACCATGCTTTTTTAGAAAGTCCGTCCAAATAGTTATACGCTGCAGTTGATTCCCTTTCTATACGTGTCATAATCTTATCGAACTTCTTCCTCTGGTACGTCCGCCCTAaaccatttattttaatatattaaacacTGAAAGTAAGTCTATTTTTGTGTCGCTAACAAATTATGAATAATCAAATAACTTACCAGCCCTTTCAGCTAACACTTTCAAATATTGACTGCCAATAGCTGTATGAAAATTGCTAATCAAATGTCGGATGCAATATTTGTGAGTGTAGTCAGAATCAGCCCATTCTGGTCTTCGCATTGTAGACATAATGCCAGGATGGCGGTCAGATATTATACACATCCTCCGCTCACGTAACACATGCGTCCGGACATTCGTCAAGAAGTACGACCAGCTTTCAGCGCTTTCTTTTTCCACTAGCGCGAACGCTACAGGCATTATGAAATTGTTTCCATCTATCACTTGCGCTGTTAACAGAACCATTTTATTTTTTCCATATAAAAATGTCCCATCAATAAAGAGAACGGGTTTGCAATAGCGGAGGCCCTCGACCATGGGCTCGTAAGTCCAAAACATCCGCTTGAACATTCTGACTGTAGGATCAACTTCACCGTCTCGCACGACAGGGTCACCTGAAAATAACCCACTCTTTTAAAGTTAGTAATTGTGATCTTATATgcttaaaacaaaattaaacgatCAAAATTGACTATTTGTACCTTCAGCATGCCAATATGTTCCTGGATTAGTGATGGACACGTTTTCCATgaaataacaaatttttttgaaagagTCGTCCCATTCTCCAAATAtttttgcaatggccttttcCTTTGCGTACCAAGTTTTCTTATATCGAGGCCGTACTCCTAACCTTTCAAAAATCCCCGCTTGAAGCGTTTTCACCCTTATACTTCGCTGCGCTACCAATTGTAACCGAATATGCTCAGCAATCATTGCAGATCTGTAATTTCGGTGGTCTTGCGAGGCAAATTGGGGATTACATGTGTGAGGACCGTTATATTTTGTTAACGTCCAATCGCCGGCTCCTCTTTTCTTTAAGCATGTCGCCCGCAACCGCCAGTTGCAGATATCGCTATTTTTACACACCAACACTATCGTTTTGAGAGTTGTTCGACAACTCTTGTATTCCCTATTCGCCAGCATGTGATACCTAGTTGCGCAATTCTGAACTGCCAATCTTGAATTAAAAAGCATCCCCTTCGCAAACTCTTTCCCTTCTTCCCAAATCAAACATGGTCCAGAAAACAGATTCATATTCACCCGCATTTCATTGACGTTGACGTGGGTGTAGTCGTAGGGAAATTGGGAATGATATTCAGTACCTTCACCATCGTTGCAAACTGCATCAGCCGTACCCTCAACCCCCTCAGCTTCCTCTATATTCTCACCTCCACTATCATCGTCATCCTCGTCGTCCCCAGGGCCAGCCTGATAGAAGTTGCGTTCATCATCGTCAATGTCATCACTGTCATCACAAGGATCGGACTCCACTAAGTTCAGACCACTAATTGCTGCAGTAATTTCTACTGGCGTGTTGTATTCTACGTACAACTCTATTTCCCGCATGTTCGGGGTCCTCGCAGCATTACGAAGCATGTTGTACACATTCTCATCGGTTGTCATAGGATAGGCATAATAACTGACAATGTGATTTGCATCATACTGAGGTACGCGTAAGTAAATCTTCGTAATCACAGTATCATCACCTAAACCAATTGTCCTTCTAACTATGTTCTCTAACTCTAAAAAGCTCATTCGCAAACTCAGTTCAGCTATTCTTCTACAACCTAAATGATAATCTACTCCACCCGGAGTGTTCATTATTGTGCCACCCCAATAAATTAATAACGACGGCATTATCACGGTCGTCATCactacattttaaaaaataaattaattcacaatttttaacatttaaattataacatttaattcatctaaaaaaaattataatatttaattataacattttaatatttcaattgtcatgcaaattttttttgtattgtaataattctaattatcatatttgacatttaatttttttgattttttttataaattaaattctaaattttaacgatattaaattaatgtttaacaaataaataatattttaaatcctaaaatttaaactctattaaataatattaactttatttataataaataaattataaaattaacttacCTCTTGTAGTCCACGCTGGctgtatataatataaaataatactccAATATGCAGTCGTTGAAAATCTGATAACGTCGTAATATATTGAAATtgtagaagaaaataaaaaaaattatattttttcagaATAGGGGGAGAGGGGGGATGAGAGGTTGAGCCTCTTTTTTTTCCAACTATTCGGCTGTTGGAAAAAATGAGGCTCAGCCCTCATATATATAGTGTTACCGTCCGCATAAATGTTATGCGGACGGTAACACAGACCGAGGCAGGTCAACAATTGACCTGCCTCGGtcagggaatttattccctgtcTCGATgcagggaataaattccctgaAAATGACAGTGTCGTCCGCGGAAGTATTCCGCGGACGGCACTGTCATCGCCACTTTTGCTCCACGTAGGAGCAGACGTGGAGCAAAAGCACCGTCCGCAGAAAAGATATGCGGACGGCATGCAAAAATGGGCCGTCCGCATATCTTTTCTGCGGACGGCCCATAAAAAAGGCACAAATCCGGAATTATAAATTTCCGGGGCACAAATGGGTAAATATGTTTCAAATATGGGACAAATTTGGGATAAACCCGATGTTTTGGTATGGtctcattcatttttttatttaatatgtaaaCTGTATACTATAATATAACCATTTTACCTATTTGATTATGAGTCACTGAATGCTGACTAGCATTTTGTCTGAGCATAAGCTTGTGTTTCATCTGGttaatgattttgtttttttttataattggaaaatgtggagcgcttgtgggaggatttgaaTCCACGATCCATCAGTTTGCTGCTtgacgcttataccatttgagctataacttATTGGTAATGTGCTTAATGATTAATCTGTCTAAATGTGTTATTATAATATGAATATCATAACAAAAATCATAACCACCAGGCTGTCAACTTTAAGCACTCTTTGATTTTTCAATTAAGAAAACACTAATGTTACTCATATTCAGCGACGGATTCATGTAAGGTCAAAGGGGTGCATTGGCCCCCCCTGAAGTCAACATAATACTTAAAGACCACTTTAAGATTATGAATGTATAGGTATTGCAGCATTATATATATGTCCATTAACAACCTAACTTGCGCATACCATCCCATGGcagatttattaatattttaaaattattaataaagtcATTGGTTTTTATCAAATGATatctaaatttcattttaatatattaataatcagacattcatataataattaatttttttaatcttgttaattttatttgtcttgTTATACTCCGTAAAacattttagttatattttgtTTGTATAATCTTTTAGATATGGAatgatttataaataaataacaagtGTTAGAAAGACatcaatattattaaaataacttaTTGCTCAAATATCATAAGGAGAAGATAACATTGGTATTTAGAAAATATATCTAACTGAGAcctaatataataaatttctcTAAATAGTAGAAATTGAAGGACGGAAAATGGTAACAACAGtagaatatattattattatttattaattagttaatcaagtattcattaatttataaattgttataGTTGTTAAACAAACTTTTTATACGATGAAActcattaaatatttattgcGCAATTGAATGAgagatatataattaaatgaatatatgaccaattatattaaaaatgtgtttataaaaattaacaacGAAGCTACTACACAACGATTTCATGACATTAAAGATTAAACgagaatattattatttatttacatttatttatttattttataataaaaggcAACtagtttttatatgttttgtttcgaagcatattgtatatttatttatttttaaatttggactCCCCTAAACGAAATGTCTGCGTCCGTCACTGCTCATAGTCACTCCTGTTTGCGTATAAAAACACGGGTGAATATATTTTATgacaatttcaaaataattgtaTTGTATTTAATACATCAATTTCCAGAAATATGATTCCCGGAATCCCCATTTGAAATTTGCAGCTTCTGACAACTGGACCAGCAATACAAAAACCCTCCCacgtttataacgttaggatattaatttaatgatacaaaaataccttcttcttCAACTCTCTGTGTTATTTTATTTGCCAGTCTCATCATCTTCACTCAATGCATACTCTCACCATTGGCTGCTGCGGTATCCAGCAGCCTCCGTCTCAAACAGCAGTATTAACCACTGCTGCTCTACCTCTCTTGCCGTGCCAAATACGGCATCTCCCAAGGCTGGAAAATGAGGAGCATTGGTGTTAAAAATATGGATGTTGCTACATTAGGTGATCTTTGTGTTGATGTTGTTCTTAATGTTCCCGAATTACCCCCTCGCCCTCCTTTTGCTCGCCAGGCTTACGTGGAACGCCTAGCGTCTACTCCTCCTGATAAGGTTTTTTCATCACTTCAATTGTTTCGGATTCTGTTTACGGTTTTGTAAGCATTTGAGTTATTACATTGGATTCATTGGTCCCGGAAACATTTTATAAGATGCCTAAGATTGTATTGAAAGTTTGTAAGATggcaaaattaataaaatataaattttaaaatggacaATGCTATAAAGAAAAAGTATACTactattaaattttcaattaataattttcaaaaattcaaaataataaagtagGAAACTATCTGATTACATTGTTGctaatttttatatcaattacATTGTGTTCGATGGAATATTGATCCAGCAATTTGATTTGTGCTTTAATAATAATGTGAAATTTAATCTCTTCAATTATCTTCTAAATTTACAGAGTTGATTCGAACCTGTTTTTATGCTGAATGTGTTGCTGTTTTTGTAACTTGCTTTCATTTTTCTCATGCAATTTGGTTTCGTGTTATATACTTATATTACATAGAGATACTGGGAAGCTGGTGGTAACTGCAATATGGCCATAGCAGCTGCAAGATTAGGACTTCGTTGTGCCGCAATTGGTCATGTGGGTGACGAAATTTATGGAGAGTTCCTCCTTGACGTGCTTCGTGATGAGGGGATTAAAATGGTTAGAATGATGAGTGAAGATACTGATGGTACTGACAGTTCTAGTTCCTCTTACGAGACACTTCTATGCTGGGCTCTTGTAGACCCTCTGCAAAGGCATGGCTTTTGTAGGTATAATACTTCCTCCATTGAATTTCCTATGTGGTCATCCTTATGTACTATTCATTATTATGTATCAGAGGGATTGTGATTATTTTCTTATGCTTTCCAGTCGAGTTGATTATGCTAAGGAGCCTGCTTTCGGCTGGTTGAGCAAATTATCAGGAGAATTAAAGATGGCTATTAAGCAAGCAAAAGTCCTGTTCTGCGATGGTTATGTCTTTGATGAACTCTCTCCTGCTTTGATTATCTCAGCTGTAGATTATGCTGTTGAAGTCGGAACATCTGTGTTCTTCGATCCTGGGCCGCGTGGAGAGCGTCTTTGTTCTGGAACACCAGAAGAGCAAGAAGCACTTCACCATCTCTTGAAGATAAGCAGTGTTCTTCTTTTAACATctgatgaggtattttcttaGTACATTTAACATTATCCTCAacttacttcaaaacgaccgtaTCTTAACATTGGCTCACTATTACTTAGAAGTTAGAACATAATTTTCTGATTGAGCTAATTTTTCGAGTGCTTCCACATGTAAATTTTGCATTTCGTACGCAGTTATTTGCTTACATAACATTGTTCGTCTGTATTAACGATCTCCCAGGCCGAGACACTTACTGGCATAGGAGACCCAATATTGGCAGGGCAGGAGTTGCTTAGGAATGGATTACATACCAAATGGGTGATTGTGAAGATGGGTTCCAAGGGTTGACTTCTGGTCACTATATCAAGTTTATCTTGTGCACCTGCATTCAAGGTATTAATGCTCACATAAATGTTCTTGCAAGCTTTTTTATGCAAGAATTTTCCAACTAAATCTTTTCTCTTAAATGGTTGATATTCTGAAATGTGATCAGGTGAAGGTCATTGACACAGTGGGGTGTGGAGACAGTTTTGCAGCTGCTATCGCCTTTGGTTTCATACATAATTTGCCTTTGGTAAATACGTTAGCGGTTGCAAATGCAGTGGGTGCCGCTTCTGCCATGGGCTGCGGTGCAGGTCGAAATGTTGCAACCTTGGAGAAAGTAATAGAACTTGTGAGGGGATCAGACATTATCGAGGATAATGAATTTTGGGATGCACTATTAGTAAAAGAATTGAATGACCAGGAAATCACGTTTCTTTCTAGAATGGTCAATAATGGGAGCAACAGTCGGTTAAATCGCGTTGCATTACAAAAGGTAATTTCCGAGTTGTTGCCCAAACTTGAGTCTGCACAGCTGAAGGGCGAAGTAGTCGCTTGACATCGGCAAAAACATGTATTTTCTCAGTGAATCTGATTTTTGAAGGAGCTAGTCCATTTCCTATATTTTGCTCCGAATCTTAGTAGATCGGATCTATTGCCTCGCTTCAGGAGCTGAAACTATCACTGGTAGATCATAGATGGTTGCACCATTATTCTTTATGTTAGGCTTTTTAGTTAATAAGTTGATGTCTTAATATAAAGATTCAGAATAGGTTCTCTGATGAAAaagctcttttttttttcatacccATGTATTATTCTTCTCAAGTGGACGATTTAAATAGCTTGAGATTAAATTGAACtctatatttttgatttatttagctctatgaaattaaatttttctattttaataccAAGTTTTTTTGATTGTTAAGGTCTGATTTCATTTATCAGACTCCGCCACTGACTTGGACAGTTGACTGAAACTCAGGTATGAAATTTACATGGAAGTTTCAGTACAAGAATGATAGCAAACTGAAGTCCAAGTTGTTTAGCAGCAACAACAAAACATATTCACTGCATCCACTGACCCCTGCACTTACAGTAATTTAGGCTCACCAACTAcagtattaaattaaattaaattatagaaCATCTAATGTTACACATGCCTTTATAATAATTCttttaagtaaattttattcaaaaacatGCCTTTATAAGGTGAATTTTATTCAAAACTGAAAATGTAATGTTACACATCACCGCTAGTTTGTAAGAACTTGATTTAGTTAGAAAAAGTCCTTGAGGCTGGGAAGCTTGACTTCCCCTTTGCTGGAAAGAGGAATGGTGAATTCACCGATGACAGGAAGATCGATAGTTAGACGCAACTCCAACTCGTAATCGATGTCCCAGTCTCTAGTTATGTCCTTCGCCAAGCTCACCAGTATACTATGTGCCACCCCAACCGGCACAGTCAGAAACGTCGTGTCGTTTGCCTTCAGTGATCCCGGATCTGCCATTTTCCCTGTTGCTATCTCTCTGTTTCACATCACATAAATCCCATCAACAAACTTACACAAAAGTTACTTACTACTTATGTTTGATTCGATTTTATTCTGAAGTTCATTTCATTTGATATAATCATTGATcataaatttaaagaatttgtAGATAAACCAGATACAACTATAGAAGATTGCATGAAAAGTTTGTAAGATgaacaaaattgacaaaatataaattttaaggtgggtagtgctataaattttaagatggaAAAACTATAATAAGGTGGTCAATTGCCAGCATAACCTAAGAAGTACAAAAACTTTAAGAAAGTTGCGTGTCCGGTTTCCGAAACATTTCGGCAACCGGAAAGAATCTTGATCAATCTAATCAAAATCTAGATTTCAAATATATACTTAAATAAAGAGCAGCTGATCCACTCAATTACACTTACTCAATTTACTAGATATAATCTGATTTAATCAATAATCATAACAAACCCTAACAATATATATTTAGAAGTAAATAGACCAAATAGAATTACCTGCCATCGCTCTTGAGAGTGTAGGAAATCTCGCAAATAGGCAAGGGATGACCATAAGGATTGGTAACGGTGATCTTAGCGTCATAGTCTACGCGATCACGGTGGATGCCACCCAGATCCACATCGGTGACACAAGCCTCCGGTTTCTTTATGTTGGCTACTTTCTCCGCCACAAAATTCTTGGCTTTGTCAAGCAAATCCATTTCAATTGCAAAACAAGAGAATTACAGACAGATGCTTATATTCAGGGCAGTGTGAGAATTCCCAATGATGTGAGATTTTTCGTGTATATCCCGTGTCAGAAGATCCGTGTCCTTTTTTGGTTTATACTATggaataattttctcttttgcttttctttatCAATCTTAAAAGGAAAAACGGTCAATTATGCCCTTAATATTTGTCTATATGATCAAGTAAATCACTAACTTCTGAAAAAGTTCAAACATGcccctaatattttaaaaaatgaacaacctTTATCTCGA
This window contains:
- the LOC126687929 gene encoding uncharacterized protein LOC126687929 codes for the protein MRTAHFCMPSAYLFCGRCFCSTSAPTWSKSGDDSAVRGILPRTTLSFSGNLFPASRQGINSLTEAVMTTVIMPSLLIYWGGTIMNTPGGVDYHLGCRRIAELSLRMSFLELENIVRRTIGLGDDTVITKIYLRVPQYDANHIVSYYAYPMTTDENVYNMLRNAARTPNMREIELYVEYNTPVEITAAISGLNLVESDPCDDSDDIDDDERNFYQAGPGDDEDDDDSGGENIEEAEGVEGTADAVCNDGEGTEYHSQFPYDYTHVNVNEMRVNMNLFSGPCLIWEEGKEFAKGMLFNSRLAVQNCATRYHMLANREYKSCRTTLKTIVLVCKNSDICNWRLRATCLKKRGAGDWTLTKYNGPHTCNPQFASQDHRNYRSAMIAEHIRLQLVAQRSIRVKTLQAGIFERLGVRPRYKKTWYAKEKAIAKIFGEWDDSFKKICYFMENVSITNPGTYWHAEGDPVVRDGEVDPTVRMFKRMFWTYEPMVEGLRYCKPVLFIDGTFLYGKNKMVLLTAQVIDGNNFIMPVAFALVEKESAESWSYFLTNVRTHVLRERRMCIISDRHPGIMSTMRRPEWADSDYTHKYCIRHLISNFHTAIGSQYLKVLAERAGRTYQRKKFDKIMTRIERESTAAYNYLDGLSKKAWSMSGDKKGLRHGAMTTNYAESVNAMFKNLRGLPVTAMLEAIFLKLNDTFFKHCETYQKAIANGYHITAVCGDTLQYRGTKSQTHIATVYNLAEKVYMVETIRSVAWSHAVPY
- the LOC126654062 gene encoding desiccation protectant protein Lea14 homolog — its product is MDLLDKAKNFVAEKVANIKKPEACVTDVDLGGIHRDRVDYDAKITVTNPYGHPLPICEISYTLKSDGREIATGKMADPGSLKANDTTFLTVPVGVAHSILVSLAKDITRDWDIDYELELRLTIDLPVIGEFTIPLSSKGEVKLPSLKDFF